In Zingiber officinale cultivar Zhangliang chromosome 1A, Zo_v1.1, whole genome shotgun sequence, a genomic segment contains:
- the LOC122016684 gene encoding calcyclin-binding protein-like, translating to MAEEQQLKLDLEELRHLQSIAKRPRVISFLASEICDLDAKFATVTAAAAATQRAEVSVEKAPFDSGAVNRSYATLGTFSWDQDNDKIKIYISIEGADQEKVDAVFKPMSVDIKLHDIHEKNYRFYIPKLNKEILPDKCKLVVKPTKVIVTLVKVSKGNWLDLHFKEDKLKPNLGQEKDPMAGIMDLMKNIYEEGDDEMKRTIAKAWSDTRSGKTADPLKNYP from the exons ATGGCTGAGGAGCAGCAATTGAAGCTGGATTTGGAGGAATTGCGGCATCTCCAGAGCATCGCCAAGAGGCCTCGAGTCATCTCCTTCCTCGCCTCCGAGATCTGCGACCTAGACGCCAAG TTTGCGACGGTGACTGCTGCAGCTGCGGCAACACAGAGGGCTGAAGTCTCTGTGGAAAAGGCGCCTTTTGATTCTGGTGCTGTCAACAGAAGCTATGCCACTCTTGGAACGTTCAGCTGGGATCAAGACAATGACAAGATAAAG ATTTATATATCTATTGAAGGTGCAGACCAAGAGAAAGTGGATGCTGTTTTTAAGCCAATGTCTGTTGACATCAAATTGCATGATATTCATGAGAAAAACTATCGATTTTATATTCCAAAATTGAACAAAGAGATATTGCCTGACAAGTGTAAGTTGGTCGTCAAACCCACCAAGGTTATTGTTACCCTTGTCAAAGTTTCCAAGGGAAACTGGCTGGACCTGCACTTTAAGGAAGACAAG CTTAAGCCAAATCTTGGCCAAGAGAAAGATCCGATGGCAGgaattatggatttgatgaag aACATCTATGAAGAAGGCGATGATGAGATGAAGCGGACGATTGCCAAAGCCTGGTCTGATACAAGATCTGGAAAAACGGCTGATCCACTAAAAAATTACCCATGA
- the LOC122016693 gene encoding gibberellin 2-beta-dioxygenase 3-like: protein MHTPFLLCSTSNACSTASVSAMVVLANPALDAIPILSSPKPCACFSTVPVVDLSMPGAAEALVRACDDFGFFKIAGHGIPMELMQKLEAEALRFFHFPQADKEKTRPADPFGYGNKQIGPNGDIGWVEYLLFAVTADPSAYTYMDCSFRSALLDFMLSVRKLAREVLELMAEGLKLKKREFFSNLVLGDGSDGIFRLNHYPKFPPLEKFNCSLTGFGEHTDPQLISILRSNNSAGLQISLRDGSWVSVPPDSESFFINVGDTLQVLTNGRFKSVRHRVLANGSKPRISMIYFFGAAPTEKIAPLEELMGEGERSKYREFTWSEYKKGAYKTRLGDYRLGQFEK from the exons aTGCACACACCTTTTCTCCTCTGTTCCACCTCGAACGCTTGCAGCACTGCTTCAGTCTCAGCCATGGTGGTCTTGGCCAACCCTGCGCTCGATGCCATCCCCATCCTCAGCTCTCCCAAGCCATGCGCTTGCTTCTCCACCGTCCCCGTCGTGGACCTCTCTATGCCCGGCGCCGCGGAGGCCCTCGTGAGGGCCTGTGACGACTTCGGCTTCTTCAAGATCGCCGGCCACGGCATTCCCATGGAGCTCATGCAGAAGTTGGAGGCGGAGGCGCTCCGGTTCTTCCACTTTCCGCAGGCCGACAAGGAGAAGACCCGCCCGGCCGACCCTTTCGGCTACGGCAACAAGCAGATTGGACCCAATGGGGACATCGGCTGGGTGGAGTACCTTCTCTTTGCCGTCACGGCGGATCCCTCGGCTTACACTTATATGGACTGCTCTTTCCG CTCTGCTTTGCTGGATTTCATGCTTTCTGTGAGGAAGCTGGCTCGTGAGGTTCTGGAATTAATGGCGGAGGGATTAAAGCTCAAGAAAAGAGAGTTTTTCAGTAATCTAGTGCTGGGAGACGGGAGTGATGGAATCTTCAGGCTGAACCACTACCCCAAGTTTCCTCCTCTAGAGAAGTTCAACTGCAGCTTGACGGGGTTCGGCGAGCACACGGATCCACAACTGATATCGATCTTGAGGTCGAACAACAGCGCCGGGCTACAGATTTCACTCAGGGACGGCAGCTGGGTCTCAGTGCCGCCGGACAGCGAGTCCTTCTTCATCAACGTCGGCGATACTCTTCAA GTGTTGACGAATGGGAGGTTCAAGAGCGTGAGACACAGAGTGTTGGCCAACGGGTCGAAGCCGAGAATATCGATGATCTACTTCTTTGGGGCTGCGCCTACTGAAAAGATTGCGCCATTGGAAGAGTTGATGGGGGAGGGAGAACGGAGCAAGTACAGGGAGTTCACGTGGAGCGAGTACAAGAAGGGTGCCTACAAGACAAGGCTAGGAGACTACAGGTTGGGCCAGTTCGAGAAGTAG